A window of Lepidochelys kempii isolate rLepKem1 chromosome 1, rLepKem1.hap2, whole genome shotgun sequence contains these coding sequences:
- the SPRY2 gene encoding protein sprouty homolog 2 → METRAQNGSGSQSLLQVRHDGGRQQGDSDLRDVLTQQVHVLSLDQIRAIRNTNEYTEGPTVAPRPGVKPAPRPASQHKNERPHGLPEHRHLTRVQHAQVHSSSRAPLSRSISTVSTGSRSSTRTSTSSNSSEQRLLGSSSGPAADGIIRVQPKSEFKSSELKPLSKEDLGMHAYRCEDCGKCKCKECTSPRTLPSCWICDKQCLCSAQNVVDYGTCVCCVKCLFYHCSNDDEDNCADNPCSCSQSHCCTRWSAMGVVSLFLPCLWCYLPAKGCLKLCQGCYDWVNRPGCRCKHSNIVCCKVPSIPPRNFEKPT, encoded by the coding sequence ATGGAGACAAGAGCTCAGAATGGCAGTGGGTCCCAGTCTTTGCTACAGGTTCGGCATGAcggtgggaggcagcagggagactCTGACCTGAGGGATGTTCTGACACAGCAGGTTCATGTGTTGTCACTGGACCAGATCAGGGCCATCCGAAATACAAATGAGTACACAGAGGGACCTACAGTGGCTCCACGACCAGGGGTTAAacctgcccctcgtccagctagCCAGCACAAAAACGAAAGACCTCATGGCTTGCCTGAACATCGTCATCTTACCAGGGTCCAACATGCACAGGTACATTCTTCGTCCCGGGCACCCTTGTCCCGTTCCATCAGTACGGTCAGCACCGGTTCACGGAGCAGTACAAGGACAAGTACAAGCAGTAATTCATCTGAACAAAGACTTTTAGGATCATCTTCTGGGCCAGCGGCTGATGGGATAATCAGGGTGCAGCCCAAGTCTGAGTTCAAGTCAAGCGAGCTGAAGCCCCTGAGCAAAGAAGACTTGGGCATGCATGCCTATAGGTGTGAGGACTGTGGAAAATGTAAGTGTAAGGAGTGCACTTCTCCAAGGACCCTACCATCCTGTTGGATCTGTGACAAGCAGTGTCTTTGCTCAGCCCAGAATGTGGTTGATTATGGGACTTGTGTTTGCTGTGTGAAATGCCTCTTCTATCACTGCTCTAATGATGATGAGGACAACTGTGCTGACAACCCATGCTCTTGCAGTCAGTCACATTGCTGCACTAGATGGTCTGCCATGGGTGTTGTATCCCTCTTTTTGCCTTGCTTGTGGTGTTACTTACCAGCCAAGGGTTGCCTTAAATTGTGCCAGGGGTGTTATGACTGGGTAAACCGGCCCGGATGCCGCTGTAAACACTCAAACATAGTTTGTTGCAAAGTTCCCAGTATTCCCCCCAGGAACTTTGAAAAGCCAACATAG